The nucleotide window CACCCCGCCATTATGAGCCTCAGCCGTTACATGGTCTACATTAAAGGTTGAGGGCCTATAATTGAATCAGGTTTATGGCTTACTATATCTGGAAACCAAATCCTAGCTACTACTCATACTGTGACAATGGAATTTCCTATGTCTGTATCTATGTACGCAGCAGTAAATTGTTGCTTGCGAGGATACGCCCTGCGATATCGGCCGAGACCAAGTCTCTATAATTTCATGCATTCTCCATACGTACCTGTTTAAGGTCACTGGTTCACTCCTCTCGATCCCAACTGGCCTTTTCTGGCTGTCCGAGTGACTGTAACTCACTGTTCTCCGCATGACTGTCGGGCTGAAACTTTACCATCAAATTTCTTCTGAATCGGGAATTGTTATATTTTATGAAACGGGCGTGCTCATCAATCATTGTCTATTTTGAATGAACAACAGCTAAATTGCAATTGCCTGTAAGCTGCGCCGGTGTCTTAAAACTCAGGTACTGCATCTTGAGTCTAATTCAGAAACATAGCTCGATATTCAATAATCTCGTATATTTCCACCTTACATTAGGTTCTCGTATAAAAGTAAACAATGAAGTCCCACACCAGTAACATCACCAAGTCCCAGGTTATCTCCGCGTTAACCCCACACGACCCTCATATGCTTCCTATCGTCGGCACCGTCTTCGGCGTCCCCCTCTTCGGTGTGGTCCCGCGGACAGTACCCAGAGAAAATAGAACTATTGGTCATAATCAGGACCGGAAGCAGGGTGGTTTTGTCTCTCCTCGCAAAAGTCGGCATTGTTTGAAGTGCTAGGATGGGCGATTCCCTTATTGTTCATCTCTAAGGCGGAATCACTCTTCCGCAAGTCACTATCCCTGGTCCTTTATAATCCTTTCTCAtattttctctttctttttccaaGTGCTCCAATGGTTCTGAATATACTGCTATTCTATATCTGAATATCAAACCATCTCAGAGTTAATCTTGAAAACCCCTTTCCGCCCCGATAACCGCAACTTTTCGGCCGAGGCTTCTCCACATCTTCGGGCCCGGCCGCTGTGACAATGAAACCTGCAGGGAAAAGGcaagagattgatgatgaaaagatCGATATTGAGCGAGAAGAGGACGGCCAACGTCCGGGAACTGCTGCATCAAGTTCCATTAAATCAGAACATGATGTTCAAGATACCATTGAGCCAGTCGTGCTCGGTGAGCCCCTGGGACATATAGATACTCGACGATCTACCAAGCGTGCCCAGTCCAGAGCGTCGTCTGCACGATCGAGAGCTCTTTCTGTTGTTCCGAGGTCGAAAAGGCGTGGTCTTTTTGCAAAACTGACATTGGTGCCTGAGATTGCGTATCCTCCTGATTACAAGAACTCGACGAAATGGTTTCTCACCGGCATCATAGCATTGGCCACAGCTGCTGCACCTTTAGGCTCGACTATTGTCTATCGTAAGTCCTTGAAAATGATGGTTGCATCCAGAGTTGACAAGAATAGCTGCACTTCCCGTGTTGGTGAAAGAGTTCAACACTTCTGAGACTGTCACCAACCTGTCAGTCGCCCTGTATATGATatccatggccatcttccCCCTATGGTGGTCCTCGTTCTCTGAAGAGTTTGGCCGTCGCTCTATATATCTCATCTCTTTCGCACTCTTCCTCATATTCTCCGTCCTCTCTGCCATTAGCAAGAATATCACCATGCTTATCGTCTTCCGCATGTGCGCCGGTGGCGCTTCCGCAAGTGCTCACTCGACAGGTGCAGGCTCAATCGCTGATCTGTTTGAGGTGTTTGAGCGTGGCAAAGCTATGAGTCTATTCTATCTTGGTCCATTGTTAGGGCCTCTGATAGCCCCTATCGTTGGTGGTGCGTTGACTCAGGAGATTGGATGGCAAGCGACTATGTGGTTTCTCGCTATATACGGTCTCGTTGTCCTCTTGAtgattctcttcttcctccctgaGACGTTGCAACGTAAGCCTGAGGCTACGTTGCCTACTGCAGAGACTCAGGGACTCAGTCGAATGCGCACTATGGACTCggccaaggtcaagaccaAAAACTTCGCCAAATCTGCTCGACATTTCCTCATTGATCCTTTAGGAGTTCTCCTCTACCTACGGTTTCCGCCCGTTCTCATCACCGTGCTTCTTGCTGCCATTGCTTTTGGTTCTCTCTACGTTGTCAATATTGCTATCCAGCAGAAGTTTTCCCGTGACCCATACAACTTCGGCCAGCTTTCCATTGGTCTCATGTACATCCCCTCCGGTTTGGGCTACATCTGTGGATCGCTGTTTGGTGGGCGCTGGATCGACAAAATCATGGCGAGAGAAGCCCGTAAAGCTGGTCGTTACGATGAGGACGGGAAGCTGATATATCTTCCGGAAGACCGAATGAGGGAGAATGCCTGGGTAATGACGACCATTTATCCTCTGGCACTACTCATGTTTGGCTGGGTGCTTCGTTACGGTTTGCACCCTGTAGTACCATGTCTCGCCCTATTCTTCTTTGGAATCTCATCCATGCTTGTCTTTGTAAGATAATACCCTCCTCTCTCGGGTTCACTAGCTAACGGGTTCTTCCAGTCAGTGGCTACCACCATGCTCACAGAGCTAATCCGTAAGCGCAGTTCCTCAGGCGTTGCCATCAATAACTTTGTTCGCAACACGCTTAGTTGTATCGGCGCCATTGTTGCTGCTCCATGGATTAACGCCATTAACGTTGGATGGGTTTTTACAATTCTCTGTATATGCTGTCTCATTATTAGTTACGTTAGCATCATCCTGCTGAGGAAGAACGCCACGAAGTGGAGGAAAACTATGGATGAAGCACTGGCCCAGTGAAGATCGCGGCCAAGGGGTAGAAAATAATGCAGTCACGATAAGTCGATGTGTGGAACTATGTATTTCATATACAATCAAGCAAATAAGAACGAAAACAATCACATTTCATATTCCAGACTGCGTCTatatccatccatcaacATGAAATTTTACTTGCTATCTTCGAAGAGCTTGCCAACAGCATCAAGACCAATATTACCACCGCTGAACACCAGTCCGAGGTCCCAGCCCCCTTCGCCAGCTTCTCGCTCTACCATTGATCTGAATTCCTCATCAAACAGCGCCACCGCCAGCGGGACGCAAGCACTGGGCTCGACAACCAGCTTGAACCGCTCAAACACCAGCTTCATAGCCGCCAGGATCTCTTCCTCAGTGACGCTGTACATGCCCGATACTAAGCGGCGGCCGTATATGACTGACCAAGGATGCTCACCCACGGGAGTGCGTAGTCCATCGGCAACTGTAAGAGTCTTGACTGTTGTGATTCGTGTGCCCGACTCGAATCCACGCTTTGCATCATCAGCACCCTCAAACGATGGCTCCGAGCCAAACACTCGAATCCCAGTGCCTTCACAGCTCAGAGCAACACCTGAGAGCATACCACCGCCACCGCAAGGGGTCATGATAGCGTCCAAGCCAGgtttctccttcttggtccTCGGCGCCTCGTTGTCTCGTCCTGTAACCGGTGCCCGGAAAAGTCTCCTCTGCCCGTCAACGACGGCATCAGCAGTCATCAATTCGGAAACTTGCTGTTGGAATTCTAGGCCGATGGTGCCTTGTCCAAGGAGAATATCCGGGTGGTCATAGGGCGGCACAAGTCGAGCTCCTGTCTCAGCGATGACTTTTGCGGCCATTGCTTCACGTTCAGTGGATGTGCTTCCGCTAAATATAACGCGAGCACCGTAGCCTTTTGTTCCAGCGATCTTCTTGGGGTTGGAAATCTCAGGCATGACAATGTGGGCTTTGATGCCACTCTCTCGAGCCGCAAGGGCTAGTGCTTGAGCATGATTTCCTGTAACAATTAGCCATCATCGTCGGATAAAGCACGTATGTGACCCTGTTACCGGAACTGTGTGTCACGACTCCTTTCTCCTTGCCCCCTCCCTCTAACCATCCTGGCTCTTTCTTCAGCCTCTCGATGGCATGAAAAGCACCTCTCGCTTTAAAAGCGCCAATGCGTTGCAAATTCTCGCATTTGAACCAGAGTCTTAGCACCGGCCGGGCCGGCGTTCTACCAGCATAACGAGTCCCTTCGAGCTCTTCCGCTGTGCGAGGGGTTGAAGCTAGTTTCGTGATAGTCTGGTTGGTCAGAACGGGCGTAAAGTGGACATATgggctgatgagcttgtgaGCTTCGATGACTGACTCACGAGTCAATGGGGGAGTTGTTGATAGATCAGCCATGTTGATTGTGGTAATGCTAAGTTAGAATGGTTGGGTTCAAGGTATAAGTCTACGAGATGGACGAACTGTGGCCCTATGCTGCGCAGTCGAGGTTCTTAAGTATCACCAACTCTCTAGTCATGCTCCGGTTGTCGGCTACTCCCAACTGCCTGTTTTAGCAAATGGTTAACGTTACAATCTCGTCGCCAAGCTGACACTAGACGCTGCTTGTCATGTTTAAGGCGTGGGAAGGCAACAAAGGCCCAATGGATCACATTCGAATGTCAAAGAACTAAGTATCACCAGCGAATTGAACCGATAGGATTTGTTCGTCTAACGTAAAATAAAAATGGTATTCGTTTTGGCTTCAAGCCTGATATCAACTTTTGGACCAATTTCAGATCCCCCTCCAGAGCCCAGGAAATTTTTTAAAAGTACAGACAGAAAGTTCATGTGGTTCATAAAAGCCGTTTCCTAGGCATCCCATCCCATGTCCATCTCCCGCTCACAAATTATCATTCAACATTAATAGCCGCTTACTTCTGGTTCTCGGGTCGGAGAGATCGGACGGCCTTGCCGGCGCGCCAGATCTCGAGATCACGgatctccttcatctctgcCTCGTACTTCTCACGGTAGTCAGGCTGGCTGTTGTACTCGAGAGATCGCTTGGTCTCGGAACCATCCTTGACGGCGTCGTAGAGGGAGTTGAAGACTGGCTTCAGGGCGTCCTTGAAGCGGGGGCTCCAGTCGATGGCACCACGACGGGCAGTGGTGGAGCAAGCCTCGTACATCCAGTCCATGCCGTTGGCGCCGATAAGAGGGTAGAGAGACTGGGTAGCCTCCTCAACAGTCTCGTTGAAGGCCTCGCTGGGGCTGTGGCCGCGCTCGCGGAGGACCTCGTACTGAGCGAGGAACATACCGTGGATACCACCCATGAGGCAGCCACGCTCACCGTAGAGATCGGAGTAGACCTCCTTCTCGAAGGTGGTCTTGTAGAGGTAGCCAGAGCCGATGGCGACACCAAGGGCGATAGCCTTCTCCTCGGCCTTGCCAGTGACATCCTGGTAGACGGCGAAAGAGGAGTTGATACCACGGCCCTCACGGAAGAGAGATCGGACGGTTCGGCCAGAGCCCTTGGGAGCGCAGAGGATGACGTCGATGTTGGAGGGAACCTCAACCTTGGTGAGGTCCTTGAAGACGGGGGAGAAACCGTGGGAGAAGTAAAGGGTCTGCAAGATTTATGTGTTAGATCTATGCCTGGACTGACAATGGGTGGGGAATTCTGCTTACCTTGCCCTCAACGAGCTGGGGCTTGATGGCGGGCCAAGTCTCAGACTGGGCAGCATCGGAGAGAAGGTTCATGACGATGGTACCACGAGAGATGGCCTCGTCAACGTCGAACAGGTTCTTGCCGGCAACCCAGCCATCCTGCTCAGCATCCTTCCAGGACTTTCCGTTCTTTCGGACACCAACGATGACGTTGAGGCCGTTGTCACGGAGGTTAAGACCCTGGCCGTGGCCCTGAGAGCCGTAGCCAATGAGGGCCAGGGTGTCGTTCTTGAAGtactcaagaagcttctcttGGGGCCAGTCGGCACGCTCTGTGAAGTACTAGTCAGTATTGGCTGTCCAGTTGATCCAGCAACCGCAATCGGAGATGTAACTCACCATAGACGTCCTCCTTGTGGCCAGCAAAGTCAATGGTCTTGACACCACGAACCTGCTGCTGGACGGGGCCAGCGGCAACAGGTCGGGCAACAGCACCAACACGAGCAGCGGAgcgagcagcagcaacgaAAGTTCGCTGCTGAACACGGGGAGCAGAAGCCAGTTGGCGGGCAGGGCCACGGAGGGCCTTTGTGAAGTTGCGAGAAGCCATTGTGAGGATGTGAGGAGACAGTTTGGGAACTGAGGGGAGAGTGTCTgagagaggatgaggaggaaggaAAAGAGGGAAAGGCAATGGCGAGAGTAAAGGTTAAGTAGGTTTAAGCTATCACTAATTTTCTCTCCAAGGGACATCGCTTGGAGGGGGGACCGATTTCGGCTCGTACTGTGAGGTGGGGGGCCCTACGCTGAGCAGCGGGGATGGGTCTGGGGCTATGTGGGTAGAGGCGACTTGACTGAGAGCGTATCGGAGTGAGGGGAAATGTGTACCATGAACATTAGACCTGGAGAACTCTGGTACTTGGGTAAGGATTTCTCACCTTGAGTCACGTCAAGTTTCGGCCAATTAGCGGTGACTTAATATTGTCTAACCACCAAAGCTCTCTGTGTGCGTTTTTAGATGCCGTTGCATATAGATCTGACcgccagaagaaggcggcCCAAGACACAAGAATAGACAGTgataatactaattaaagaaaaagaaaaaaaaacactCGCTGCTCCTCTTACTGTCCAATTCTTCCAAGATCTTCTCAAAATCATAGCCCTAATTGATATCAATTGCGTGGCAAAATTGAACACTTCTCGCCCACACCATCTCAAGCTATCCCAACTTGGAGCTAATGCTTTGACGGGGTAACCCTCAAAAGATATGGGCCCTCTTGCTTCGGAGTTCTGCTAGTTCCCCCGAGCTCATAAGCCGCATATCGTCCGACGAACAGCATCACGGCCGATTCAGGCGTCTTGTCCAATAAGGCCCTGCCGAACTCAGCATCGCGACTCCATATCTACGAGCGGCAACGGCAGCTGCACCGCGCTCGGGGTCCTTAAGCTACATATCGGGGGCTCTATCACTTCCTCCGGCCGATATGTCAGACAAGATAGTCTAGATCTGGCTCAATGTTGACTCCTTGAAAATCCACTTACTCCGGGTTGCGGACTCTTAGCACCTAGATGAGGCTCAATTCACATTTCTGGACTCCACGTTATAGTCTGTACTCCACGTGTGTAGGCGGGACCACGAAGCAAACCAGGCAAGCCACGCCGTATTCATCTTGAGCCGTTGATCTTGCGTCGGCAGCCAGGGCAGCGAGATGTCACCAGCCAATAGAGTACTAAGACTCCCTCTGACTCAAAAAGGCAATACAGATTAGTTGGTTGAAGTGAGCTTGGGATCATCATGTACGCGAGCATGCATCGCAAGCTCAGCTCTGGTCGACTCTACCCCACCTCTCGCCATTGACTCTCCTCTCAACCAAAACCCGTCACTATCAATAATCATGGAAAGTTTGGAAGCTGAAGGATTGCCTAATCAAGATCATGGATTTATCAGACGCCACGCGATGCTCTTTGCTATCAAATGCTTGTCTGTCTCAAACACCCATTAAGTCGTTGTATCGTCCCCGAATCTTAACGGCCCATCCCTTCGGATTCTCCATCCCTGCGACTCCTGTTATTTGTCTTATTCCAAATCTATTTCAGGACCCTGTCGTATGTCCTGCCCTTGACTACTCCGCCACCCATAGCAGTCCTCACGTTGCGCTTGAATCCCTCTCGGTTGTTTCGTAGATCCTCAGCTGCCTCCTTGTTGAGCGGGTCCGATGCGTTGGGTTCGAGGAACAGGAACTGCAAGCATATTAGTCACCAATCCACAATCATTTTACTTCGTATTTCACGTCTGAGCAACTCAAGACGCTTTTCTTTCTAGACTCCATACCTGCAGGCCAACAATCACAGCATTCAAGTTCAGCACTGGCTTCCAATCCTCTCGTAGAATGTTCAGGCAGACCTTGCCCTCAAGATCGATATTGGGATGGTAGATCTTTTCTCGGCATCGGACTTTGGGAGGCTCGTGGGGAAAGTTCTGGTTTATGGTGAAATCGAAGGTAAAGCGGCTGCCTCGGTACATACCCTCATCAGGGTCGATCATGAGTACGAAGTTAAGGATGTCATCGGGGTCGGGGAACTCtgtcttcatcgtcgatcCGAGGGAAAGTTCTGAAAGATCTGTTGCAGCATGcgtcaacctcttcatcctaAACACACCGCTACACGTCAAGGTCTGGACAGGATGAAGCATACCTTTTTGCACGCGCAGCTGAGCTGCAGtcaccttcttcttcttgccacCCGTCGCCTGGCCCTCTGCGTTCTCTGCCTCCTTCTGCTCCTTTTTCTATACCACTGTCAGTGTCTAACTGGCTGGTGGCGGCTGGTAGATAACTCACCATCGACCATATCTTCAACATCGTGGATGTGGGGGGCCCCGGTTTGGGCTGTGTCGCTATGCGCTGTGGAAAGACCCTTGATGAGATGACAGAAAATGGAGTGCGAGAGCCCAGGCACGATACAAAGGTGAGGTTGTAGGATAGTGTAGGACAAGTAGCACTGCAAGATTCCGAGAGATTGGTTGTGAATACGCTGAACTCAGTTGCGAGAAGGATCTAGTCGTGCTTAGTGGAAAAGGTGATGATGCTTGATAAGATAACACGGCGTAAGGCAGCCACAAGCCTAATCCCTGAACCCCACCGAAGTTTAGGCGATACCACCGGATTGACGCATCATCGGTCGTGTGAGTGAGCACCCGATTAAGGTAGCCAATGGGAAGAAAACACAGGCAATATTAACTATCAAAAAAAAATCATATCATTCAAATGCGTCATAAACCCCCAGGGGCAGATGCCAATCTGAAAAAGACTAAATAGAGATGCATTTGCTCGTGCTCAGGTCTGGTCTGAATACCTTCACTTCCAATGTCCTCTTTTGTGGATGTCCCTCCATTAACTCAAATAGTCAAAACCCAGCGTACGTTACATAACAAAGGTATCCGGTACAAAAATCCAGTTTGTCTACTATGACAAGTGCCAGTACTTTCCCGTACCTGGTCTCTCCAGAAAAGTGTGAGTGTCGAATACAACGAGCGTAGGTACGCACGAAGCTTATCGTCTCGAAAAACAGCACATGATACCAGTCCTGCCCAGGAACCACAAGAAACCGGCAAAACGAACGAGCGAGAGCACGGCAGTAGCGTACAGAAGGAACTGGAAGTAATGCGCCTTGCGATCTGTGGCAGGTTCCTATCAAATTGTTAGTATAGGCCACATATCGCATAGCCTCAGGAAAACTTACACCCCATCCGAGGTTATCAAACTTGTCGCTGGTAATGCAGACAATAAGGAGAATGTTTCCGAACAACCAGCTGACGACGAGTCCTGTTCGGAAAGACTTGTaaccatcctcaacatcggccttttcaacctcttcctcctccttgaaGGGAGCAAGAGCTCGGCGGACAGTCTGCTCGAATTGACTGTCGAtatcctcctgctccttctcaacttcctcGACAACAACCTCGTTCTTCTCACCCTTGGTGACGTGGGCAGAGGGAAGTGCCTCAGCCTTGTCTGAGCCCTTGGTACCCCAAGAGACATCGTGCCAGTTGTTGAAGGCATAAACCATGAGAATGTTGATGTAAGTCGACATGAGAAGTAGATAGTAGGGGAAGGAGTGGAACATGTGCCAGGGATCGAGGTACATGAACGAGGCAACAAAATTGAGTCCATAGATGGTGATAAGAGCGACTAAAATAACACCTCCAGCGCTTGAACCACCAAAGAAACTGTCAAGGAAAGCGTCGGTCGAGGCGAACGAGATCTGGTCTCCAATGGGCGTGTCAAAAGCACGAACAACCAGGTAGGCTGAGAGAACCAGGATGTAACCCTGAATGAGACTGAAGACCATGAAGGAAGCGATGTATGTGAACTTGGAGCCCTTGGGCCTGTTACCAAGAGCCAGAATGAACTGGAGCATGACGAAGGCTAAGTAGAGGTACTGAAGCAGGGCATTGACGACAGGTGTACCCGTGTCGCCGAATGGCCAGGCGTGAACACCGGACGTAGCGTTGGGAGTACCCACAAGATCCATGATAACGGATGTTGTAAGCCAATAAGAACCAAGAGAGAACCATGCGAAGAGAGTGTTGAGAGTGGTGTAGATGAGTTGAATGTGGAGGAAAAACATGCGGATGATGTTATGACCCGACTTGTACATTCGTCCGAAATGCATCAGTGAGTATAGTGTGGCAGCGAATGAACCGTTGAGCCATCGTCGACGTTGACTAATGAATTCAGCTGCACCTTCGGGCACATCTGTTTCAcccttggcagccttgataTAGGACAAGTGCCACTTCTGGCCAGCCTTGGCGACCAGCTCAAAACAAAGAATACGATCCTCGGCCAAGaacatgttcttcttgaaaaTGTTCATACCATCGATACCCTTCTTACCAAGCATCTTAGACAAGGTATGATCACCATGGAAATACTGTTCCAGCGGACGGCCCATGATGGCTCGAAATCGGTAGGCCGAGAAAGCACCAGGCAAGACAGACACATAACCAAAAGAAGACTCGAGAGGCTTGTCCAGAATGTTCGAAATCTTGTACTCGAAGTTCTGGACGGCAACGAGGGGGTTGAACAGTTTCTTACCGCCTTTACCCAACATAGCGTGAATTTCACCACAAGCACCTCCCAGGTCCTTATCGTTGTAAAATCCCTCCCAAAGAGCAAGGAGAGATCGGGGACTGGGCTTGGTACCCGCATCGAGCAGGATACACACCTCAGGATTCAAGATACGGCCGAAGGCGTTGAACAACCATCGATGCGAGTTAAtcttcttggtgttcttCTGCTTCAAACAGAAGATCATCTGAACTGGTGGCAAGTTCTGTGAGCCTTCGTTTGTGGGTCGAATAAGCTGCTGGTTGGGCGTGACGGAAAGCTGGCTGGTGTATTCGAAGATGTGAGCAACAGTCTCCTTGCCGTCGACATCCTTCTTGATAACACCGTCCTGGTACACGCCGACAGTGGCAAGGACATCCAGGGTGTTCTTGTCAGCCTTGTCGATACCATCGAAAACCAAGCATACAACGATCTTCTGCCAAGCTGGGCCGCCCTTGTTCCAGAAGGTCGACTTCTTCAGGTTGACGATGTCGCGGATGTTCTGCATGGTGTGATGCAGTGTTCGTGCGAGAAGAACCTTGTCTTCGTTATAGTATGTAATGGCGATCAGCAACTCAGTGTGTCGGTTGTACATGCGAGGTCGCAAATCGTAACCGTTCTTGAGTGTGAAGTCGTTGGGATCACAGGTGGCAGCGGTATATCGCATCTTATGGAACTCTTCGGTACCACTCTCAGCGTCGCGATACTGAGGCTGGACAGCATTCTTGATCGCACTTGGCACAGGGTAATCAATGCTCAGAACTGAACCCTGAACCAGCTTGATCTTTCGGGTTTTCGAGCGGCCAAGACCACCGCCCAtctgaggctgctgctgtcgctCAACCCAGCTGTCTTCGGGATCGAAGGCAGAGTCGGGGCGAGGGAAAGGGGCAGCGGCGTCAAGGTTACCAAACTGACCAAAGCTGCCTCCATCACCATATCCAGTAGGTCCCTGGCCAGGCATGGTTGACGAGGCTCCAGGGGCATAGGACTCAGTGAGACTGTAAGCAGAGACGGGGCGGTCGGGGGGAGTGCGGGCGCCAAGTCGATCTTGGTCGTAACCCGAGTTCAAGAGGCCGCGGCCCTGCTCCTCGTCGTTCTCTTGAGGGGGGAGATGGTACTGCTGGAGAAGAATTAGTCCTTGTCGTTCAGCATTAAGCTATGGACAAAGAATGTGCACTCACGCTTCCGCCAGCAGGAAGGTCCTGCAAAGCATGTCCTCCATACTCCTGATCACGGCCATTGTACGCCATGGTGAATAGTTATGCTCCCGTAGGCGCTCAGCACTGTTGGGATTCTAGTCGATGAGCTTCGGATAAATGATGCGCGagagcgatgcgaagtgaagatggtgttgtgagTTTTTCTCTAGTCGAGATAGGAGCTGAAACAGGAGGAAGGAAATGCGAATGGTGGTCACGGGCAGCCACCTATTGAATAGCAGTGGCAGCTTAGCAGCTCTAGTACCTTGGCCCCAGCAACAGTCAACAGATACAGTAGGAAACTTGAGGCGCCAGCCTCAAAAGAATGGTGATAGTTGGAGCGGGGGGAAAGGATaaggaggatgaagtcgAGGATAGGAGGGAAGAGGGATAAtgaaggcaaagaagaaggctaGTGACAGGGTTTATTTTTCTCCTCTCCTCTGAGAAAATGTTTTGATGAAAGGCCCTGGGAACGAATCTCGTTTTGCTCCACGACTGGGCTCACAGC belongs to Fusarium oxysporum Fo47 chromosome V, complete sequence and includes:
- a CDS encoding ubiquitin-conjugating enzyme/RWD-like protein, which encodes MLKIWSMKKEQKEAENAEGQATGGKKKKVTAAQLRVQKDLSELSLGSTMKTEFPDPDDILNFVLMIDPDEGMYRGSRFTFDFTINQNFPHEPPKVRCREKIYHPNIDLEGKVCLNILREDWKPVLNLNAVIVGLQFLFLEPNASDPLNKEAAEDLRNNREGFKRNVRTAMGGGVVKGRTYDRVLK
- a CDS encoding chitin synthase 3a; amino-acid sequence: MAYNGRDQEYGGHALQDLPAGGSQYHLPPQENDEEQGRGLLNSGYDQDRLGARTPPDRPVSAYSLTESYAPGASSTMPGQGPTGYGDGGSFGQFGNLDAAAPFPRPDSAFDPEDSWVERQQQPQMGGGLGRSKTRKIKLVQGSVLSIDYPVPSAIKNAVQPQYRDAESGTEEFHKMRYTAATCDPNDFTLKNGYDLRPRMYNRHTELLIAITYYNEDKVLLARTLHHTMQNIRDIVNLKKSTFWNKGGPAWQKIVVCLVFDGIDKADKNTLDVLATVGVYQDGVIKKDVDGKETVAHIFEYTSQLSVTPNQQLIRPTNEGSQNLPPVQMIFCLKQKNTKKINSHRWLFNAFGRILNPEVCILLDAGTKPSPRSLLALWEGFYNDKDLGGACGEIHAMLGKGGKKLFNPLVAVQNFEYKISNILDKPLESSFGYVSVLPGAFSAYRFRAIMGRPLEQYFHGDHTLSKMLGKKGIDGMNIFKKNMFLAEDRILCFELVAKAGQKWHLSYIKAAKGETDVPEGAAEFISQRRRWLNGSFAATLYSLMHFGRMYKSGHNIIRMFFLHIQLIYTTLNTLFAWFSLGSYWLTTSVIMDLVGTPNATSGVHAWPFGDTGTPVVNALLQYLYLAFVMLQFILALGNRPKGSKFTYIASFMVFSLIQGYILVLSAYLVVRAFDTPIGDQISFASTDAFLDSFFGGSSAGGVILVALITIYGLNFVASFMYLDPWHMFHSFPYYLLLMSTYINILMVYAFNNWHDVSWGTKGSDKAEALPSAHVTKGEKNEVVVEEVEKEQEDIDSQFEQTVRRALAPFKEEEEVEKADVEDGYKSFRTGLVVSWLFGNILLIVCITSDKFDNLGWGEPATDRKAHYFQFLLYATAVLSLVRFAGFLWFLGRTGIMCCFSRR
- a CDS encoding 6-phosphogluconate dehydrogenase, translating into MASRNFTKALRGPARQLASAPRVQQRTFVAAARSAARVGAVARPVAAGPVQQQVRGVKTIDFAGHKEDVYERADWPQEKLLEYFKNDTLALIGYGSQGHGQGLNLRDNGLNVIVGVRKNGKSWKDAEQDGWVAGKNLFDVDEAISRGTIVMNLLSDAAQSETWPAIKPQLVEGKTLYFSHGFSPVFKDLTKVEVPSNIDVILCAPKGSGRTVRSLFREGRGINSSFAVYQDVTGKAEEKAIALGVAIGSGYLYKTTFEKEVYSDLYGERGCLMGGIHGMFLAQYEVLRERGHSPSEAFNETVEEATQSLYPLIGANGMDWMYEACSTTARRGAIDWSPRFKDALKPVFNSLYDAVKDGSETKRSLEYNSQPDYREKYEAEMKEIRDLEIWRAGKAVRSLRPENQK
- a CDS encoding tryptophan synthase beta subunit-like PLP-dependent enzyme, whose protein sequence is MADLSTTPPLTRESVIEAHKLISPYVHFTPVLTNQTITKLASTPRTAEELEGTRYAGRTPARPVLRLWFKCENLQRIGAFKARGAFHAIERLKKEPGWLEGGGKEKGVVTHSSGNHAQALALAARESGIKAHIVMPEISNPKKIAGTKGYGARVIFSGSTSTEREAMAAKVIAETGARLVPPYDHPDILLGQGTIGLEFQQQVSELMTADAVVDGQRRLFRAPVTGRDNEAPRTKKEKPGLDAIMTPCGGGGMLSGVALSCEGTGIRVFGSEPSFEGADDAKRGFESGTRITTVKTLTVADGLRTPVGEHPWSVIYGRRLVSGMYSVTEEEILAAMKLVFERFKLVVEPSACVPLAVALFDEEFRSMVEREAGEGGWDLGLVFSGGNIGLDAVGKLFEDSK
- a CDS encoding major facilitator superfamily domain-containing protein, whose amino-acid sequence is MKPAGKRQEIDDEKIDIEREEDGQRPGTAASSSIKSEHDVQDTIEPVVLGEPLGHIDTRRSTKRAQSRASSARSRALSVVPRSKRRGLFAKLTLVPEIAYPPDYKNSTKWFLTGIIALATAAAPLGSTIVYPALPVLVKEFNTSETVTNLSVALYMISMAIFPLWWSSFSEEFGRRSIYLISFALFLIFSVLSAISKNITMLIVFRMCAGGASASAHSTGAGSIADLFEVFERGKAMSLFYLGPLLGPLIAPIVGGALTQEIGWQATMWFLAIYGLVVLLMILFFLPETLQRKPEATLPTAETQGLSRMRTMDSAKVKTKNFAKSARHFLIDPLGVLLYLRFPPVLITVLLAAIAFGSLYVVNIAIQQKFSRDPYNFGQLSIGLMYIPSGLGYICGSLFGGRWIDKIMAREARKAGRYDEDGKLIYLPEDRMRENAWVMTTIYPLALLMFGWVLRYGLHPVVPCLALFFFGISSMLVFSVATTMLTELIRKRSSSGVAINNFVRNTLSCIGAIVAAPWINAINVGWVFTILCICCLIISYVSIILLRKNATKWRKTMDEALAQ